One Sphingomonas sabuli genomic region harbors:
- a CDS encoding HD domain-containing protein, which translates to MTEPSYDACIVDAELRARAAYAAPDRHYHDERHLEDCLRELDWVHGLGGGETRLLKWAILWHDAVYEPGRADNEDKSAELAMMELERCGIAAADAAEVARLIRLTADHRAEDGDRLGQLLVSIDLAILGADPSRYADYVAAVRKEYAAVDDDGWKNGRTRVLRQLLDADAIYPHPEFRSRLERQARANIQAELAALEA; encoded by the coding sequence ATGACAGAGCCGAGTTACGACGCGTGCATCGTCGATGCGGAGCTGCGTGCGCGAGCGGCCTACGCCGCGCCGGACCGTCATTATCACGACGAACGCCATCTGGAGGACTGCCTGCGCGAGCTCGATTGGGTGCACGGGCTGGGTGGCGGCGAAACGCGACTGCTGAAATGGGCAATCCTGTGGCACGACGCCGTCTACGAGCCGGGCCGCGCCGACAATGAGGACAAGAGCGCCGAGCTGGCGATGATGGAGCTTGAGCGTTGCGGCATTGCTGCCGCCGATGCCGCCGAAGTCGCCCGGTTGATCCGCCTGACCGCCGACCATCGCGCCGAAGACGGCGATCGCCTGGGCCAGCTTCTGGTCTCGATCGACCTGGCCATCCTTGGCGCCGACCCGTCCAGATATGCCGACTATGTCGCAGCCGTACGTAAGGAATATGCCGCGGTCGACGACGACGGGTGGAAGAACGGCCGCACCCGCGTGCTTCGCCAACTGCTCGACGCCGACGCCATCTATCCGCATCCAGAATTCCGCAGCCGGCTGGAGAGGCAGGCGCGCGCCAACATCCAGGCCGAACTCGCCGCGCTCGAAGCCTAG
- the dut gene encoding dUTP diphosphatase: MIEIKLVRLPHGEGLPLPRYASEHAAGLDVTSAEELTLAPGDYRGVATGFAIEIPHGYEVQVRPRSGLAFKHGVTVLNTPGTIDSDYRGEVKVILINLGREPFAIQRGERIAQLVPAPVCRADFVEADALSDTTRGSGGFGSTGW, from the coding sequence ATGATCGAGATCAAGCTGGTGCGGCTTCCGCATGGCGAGGGCCTGCCGCTGCCGCGTTACGCCAGCGAGCATGCCGCCGGGCTCGACGTGACGTCCGCCGAGGAATTGACTCTCGCCCCGGGCGATTATCGCGGCGTTGCCACCGGTTTCGCGATCGAGATACCCCACGGCTACGAAGTCCAGGTGCGGCCGCGATCGGGCCTTGCCTTCAAGCATGGCGTGACCGTGCTCAATACGCCCGGGACCATCGACAGCGACTATCGCGGCGAAGTGAAGGTAATCCTGATCAACCTTGGCCGCGAGCCCTTCGCGATCCAGCGGGGGGAGCGCATCGCCCAGCTGGTGCCGGCGCCGGTTTGCCGAGCCGATTTCGTCGAGGCGGACGCGCTGAGCGACACGACGCGCGGCAGCGGCGGGTTCGGCTCGACCGGCTGGTGA
- a CDS encoding HesA/MoeB/ThiF family protein, with product MSDFTDNELERYARHIVLPQMGGVGQRRLKDARIAIVGAGGIGSAAIPALAAAGVRTLTIIDDGRVERSNLQRQTIFRDDQIGGHKATLAADFARALNPHVNALAADTRLDDANVERLIGGHHLVLDGSDNFATRLTVGDASTRLHIPLVSAAAIQFQGQVGLFRGWEADKPCYRCFVGDAFDTEDCDTCAENGVLGPLAATVGSFAAVVAIRALVGIGGDAAGKLFLFDGLNLDWRTIRLPKDGGCKACG from the coding sequence GTGAGCGATTTCACCGACAACGAACTGGAACGCTACGCACGGCACATCGTCCTGCCGCAGATGGGTGGCGTGGGGCAGCGCCGGCTGAAGGACGCGCGCATCGCAATCGTCGGCGCCGGAGGCATCGGCAGCGCCGCGATCCCGGCCTTGGCCGCAGCGGGCGTACGTACCCTGACGATCATCGACGACGGCCGGGTCGAGCGGTCGAACTTGCAGCGTCAGACGATCTTTCGCGACGACCAGATCGGCGGTCACAAGGCGACGCTCGCGGCCGATTTCGCCCGCGCCCTCAACCCGCATGTCAATGCGCTGGCAGCGGATACGCGGCTGGACGACGCGAATGTCGAGCGGCTGATCGGCGGACATCATCTGGTGCTCGACGGAAGCGACAATTTCGCCACTCGCCTGACGGTGGGCGACGCGTCCACACGGCTGCACATCCCGCTGGTGTCGGCAGCGGCGATCCAGTTCCAGGGACAAGTCGGCCTGTTCCGCGGCTGGGAGGCGGACAAGCCTTGCTATCGCTGTTTCGTCGGCGACGCGTTCGACACCGAAGATTGCGATACCTGTGCGGAAAACGGCGTGCTCGGGCCGCTTGCCGCGACCGTTGGCAGCTTTGCCGCCGTGGTGGCGATCCGCGCGCTGGTCGGGATCGGCGGCGATGCCGCCGGCAAGCTGTTCCTGTTCGACGGCCTCAACCTCGACTGGCGCACCATCCGCCTGCCCAAGGACGGCGGCTGCAAGGCCTGCGGCTAG
- the topA gene encoding type I DNA topoisomerase — MKLVVVESPAKAKTIEKYLGPGHRVLASYGHVRDLPPKDGSVDPDADFAMEWQVSADKTRQLKAITDEAKGADTLILATDPDREGEAISWHLAEVLKKKKVLPATVQRVAFNAITKSAVTEAMAHPRELDANLIDAYKARRALDYLVGFTLSPILWRKLPGAKSAGRVQSVALRLIVDREREIEIFKPQEYWSIVASFESDGQGFTARLVEFDGQKIDRLTIGNAGDAGKAKAAVEAGRFTVASVETKPFSRNPPPPFTTSTLQQEAARKLGFAASHTMRVAQGLYEQGLITYMRTDGVDMAGEAISAARKAIAERYDSGYVPDSPRKYTSKAKNAQEAHEAIRPTDFFKRRAGDGDAGRLYELVFNRALASQMASARLERTTVELADGTGRAVLRATGQVVLFPGFLALYEEGRDESADDEDGARMPLLREGDAPAKTGVESTQHFTQPPPRFSEASLVKRLEELGIGRPSTYASILQTLKDREYVRVDKARFVPEESGRLVTAFLERFFEKYVSYDYTAELEEELDDVSGGRLDWQKLLELFWRDFQPKAGEVMEQQPSEITAALDEFLAPWLFPDKGDGSDPRLCPACGNGRLALRGGRFGAFIACSNYPDCKYTQRFGQPGADGAAEGPKELGNGIELKSGRFGPYLERDGKRSSIPKDIPVDDVDTDMAEKLLSLPREIGDHPETGKPITASIGRYGPYLAHDGKYAKLGSTAEVFETGMNAAVAKLADAAASKGGRGAAREPIAELGKHPQTDKELKVMAGRYGPYVTDGTTHATLPKGTEPKDVTLDQAVEWIDAKAAKGPAKKKSRGGAKKKPAAKKKKA; from the coding sequence GTGAAATTGGTCGTCGTCGAATCGCCTGCAAAGGCGAAAACAATCGAGAAGTATCTGGGTCCGGGCCATCGCGTCCTGGCCTCCTATGGTCACGTCCGCGACCTGCCGCCAAAGGACGGGTCGGTCGATCCCGACGCGGATTTCGCGATGGAATGGCAGGTGTCGGCCGACAAGACGCGGCAGCTGAAGGCTATCACCGACGAGGCCAAGGGCGCCGACACGCTGATCCTCGCCACCGACCCGGATCGCGAGGGCGAGGCGATCAGCTGGCACCTTGCCGAGGTGCTGAAGAAGAAGAAGGTCCTGCCCGCGACCGTTCAGCGCGTGGCGTTCAACGCCATCACGAAAAGCGCGGTGACCGAGGCGATGGCGCACCCGCGCGAGCTCGATGCGAACCTTATCGACGCGTACAAGGCGCGGCGCGCGCTCGATTACCTCGTCGGCTTCACACTTTCGCCGATCCTCTGGCGCAAGTTGCCGGGGGCCAAGTCCGCCGGTCGCGTGCAGTCGGTCGCGCTTCGCCTGATCGTCGACCGCGAGCGTGAGATCGAAATCTTCAAGCCGCAGGAATATTGGTCGATCGTCGCCAGCTTCGAATCCGACGGGCAGGGCTTCACCGCCCGCCTGGTCGAATTCGACGGGCAGAAGATCGACCGGCTGACCATCGGCAACGCCGGCGACGCCGGCAAGGCGAAGGCTGCCGTGGAGGCCGGGCGCTTCACTGTCGCATCGGTCGAAACCAAGCCGTTTTCCCGCAATCCGCCGCCGCCATTCACCACGTCGACGCTGCAGCAGGAAGCGGCGCGCAAGCTGGGCTTCGCCGCCAGCCACACGATGCGCGTTGCGCAGGGCCTCTACGAACAGGGGCTGATCACCTACATGCGGACCGATGGCGTCGACATGGCGGGCGAGGCGATCAGCGCCGCGCGCAAGGCGATCGCGGAGCGCTACGACAGCGGCTACGTCCCCGACAGTCCGCGCAAATACACCAGCAAGGCGAAGAATGCGCAGGAAGCGCACGAAGCGATTCGCCCGACCGACTTCTTCAAGCGCCGCGCCGGCGACGGCGATGCGGGCCGCCTGTACGAGCTGGTGTTCAACCGCGCGCTGGCCAGCCAGATGGCCTCGGCGCGGCTGGAACGGACGACGGTCGAACTGGCCGACGGGACCGGGCGCGCGGTGCTACGCGCGACCGGCCAGGTCGTGCTCTTCCCCGGCTTCCTCGCTCTTTACGAGGAAGGCCGCGACGAAAGTGCCGACGACGAGGACGGCGCGCGTATGCCGTTGCTGCGCGAAGGCGATGCGCCGGCCAAGACCGGCGTGGAGTCCACCCAGCATTTCACCCAGCCCCCGCCGCGGTTTTCGGAAGCCAGCCTGGTCAAGCGGCTGGAGGAGCTCGGCATCGGCCGGCCGTCGACCTACGCGTCGATCCTGCAGACGCTGAAGGACCGCGAGTACGTGCGCGTCGACAAGGCGCGTTTCGTGCCGGAAGAAAGCGGCCGGCTGGTCACCGCCTTCCTTGAGCGCTTCTTCGAAAAATATGTCAGCTACGATTATACTGCGGAGCTGGAAGAGGAGCTGGACGATGTGTCCGGGGGCCGGCTCGACTGGCAGAAATTGCTCGAACTGTTCTGGCGCGATTTCCAGCCCAAGGCGGGCGAGGTGATGGAACAGCAGCCGTCGGAAATCACCGCGGCGCTCGATGAATTCCTCGCTCCGTGGCTATTCCCCGACAAGGGCGACGGCAGCGATCCGCGCCTCTGTCCGGCCTGCGGTAACGGCCGGCTGGCCCTGCGCGGCGGCCGCTTCGGTGCGTTCATCGCCTGCTCCAACTATCCCGACTGCAAATATACGCAGCGGTTCGGCCAGCCGGGCGCCGACGGCGCGGCAGAGGGACCGAAGGAACTTGGCAACGGGATCGAGCTGAAGTCGGGTCGGTTTGGACCCTATCTGGAACGCGACGGCAAGCGCTCGTCGATCCCCAAAGACATTCCGGTCGACGACGTCGATACCGACATGGCCGAAAAGCTGCTGTCCCTGCCGCGGGAGATCGGCGACCATCCGGAAACCGGCAAGCCGATCACCGCTTCGATCGGACGCTACGGGCCGTACCTTGCCCATGACGGCAAATATGCGAAGCTCGGATCGACCGCCGAAGTGTTCGAAACCGGCATGAACGCCGCGGTGGCGAAGCTGGCGGACGCGGCGGCGTCCAAGGGCGGCCGCGGTGCGGCGCGCGAACCGATCGCCGAGCTGGGCAAACACCCGCAGACGGACAAGGAGCTTAAGGTGATGGCCGGGCGCTACGGGCCCTACGTCACCGACGGCACCACACACGCCACGCTGCCCAAGGGCACCGAGCCGAAGGACGTTACGCTCGACCAGGCGGTCGAATGGATCGATGCCAAGGCGGCCAAGGGTCCGGCAAAGAAAAAGAGTCGCGGCGGCGCGAAGAAGAAGCCGGCAGCGAAAAAGAAGAAGGCCTAG